TTGTTTGATTAAAGAGATGTCAACGAGGGAAGATAAAGTAGTTGAGACAATGTTTGTAGGTGGTGGTACACCAACAGCATTATCAGAAGAGCAATTGGAAAAATTACTTCGAGCAATCAACGATTTGTTTGTTATAACGAAAGAATATACTTTTGAAGCTAACCCTGATGAACTAACTGAAGCTAAAATAAAATTATTAAAACAATATGGCGTAAACAGATTATCGTTAGGTGTCCAAACGTTTGATAATGAATTACTAAAAGTATTGGGCAGAACGCATCATAGTGAAGATATTGAAAAAGCGGTCAATTTATCTAGAAAACATCAAATTGAGTCAGTTAGTTTAGATTTAATGTTTCATTTACCTGGCCAAACATTAAAGCAATTTGATGACTCGTTGAATAAAGCTTTAGCTTTAGATGTTGATCACATTTCGAGTTACGCATTAATACTTGAACCAAAAACACAATTTTATAACTTATATAGAAAAGGTAGATTAAAGCTACCAAACGAAGATTTAGGAGAAGAAATGTACCAACACCTTAAAGAAACGTTAAAAGCTTCTCATTTAAATCAATATGAAATATCTAACTTCGCTAAAGAAGGACATGAATCTCTTCATAATATGGTTTATTGGAAGAATGAAGAATATTATGGTTTCGGCGCAGGTGCACATGGCTATATAAATGGTATCCGTTACGGCAATATAAACCCGGTGAATCAATACATTAAGAAGATTCAAAACAATGAATTGCCTAAATTGCAAAGTAGCGAAGTTTCTATTAAAGAGCAGATGGAAGAAGAAATGTTTCTTGGGCTCAGAATGTCTAAAGGTGTATCGAAGACTAAATTTGAAAACAAGTTCAATAGAACAATTGAAGATGTGTTCGGCGAGCATGTTAAAGAACTAACTTCACAAGCATTATTAATAGATGAGAATGACTTTTTACGTTTAAGTAACCGAGGTCAAATCATTGGGAATGAAGTGTTTGAAAGATTTTTATTAAGCTGATTCATAATTAAAAAAAGATTTAAAAATTGAATGCTTTAACGTTGACTTTCTTTGACCATTTTGATAAATTATAATTAGCACTTGGGAACATAGAGTGCTAATCGAGGTGATGACATGATTACTGAGAGGCAATTACAAATATTAAATGTGATTGTTGAGGATTATGTTGAGTTAGGACAGCCAATTGGTTCTAAGTCGATTATCGAAAGGCATCAATTGCCTATAAGTCCGGCTACAGTTAGAAATGAAATGAAACAACTTGAAGATTTGCAACTTCTTGAGAAGACACATACGTCATCAGGGCGTATACCTTCCGAAAGAGGCATTAGACATTATGTAAATCAATTATTAAAGTCTAAATCTCTAAGCAATAAAAGTGTGAATTGGTTTGATCAATTTCATGATGAAAATCAATATGATGTCAATGCAATGCTTAAATGGCTAGCTTTAGAGATATCAAATCGTTCTCATTATACAACTGTGGTTCTTGGACCAAATAAATTTTCAAGATATATTTTTGAAATTCATTTTGTTAGAGTCAACCCTACTCATTTAATGAGTGTCATTGTATTTACAGATGGATATGTTGAAAAAGTTCACGTTCAAGTATTAGAATCATTACAACAAGAACAAATAGAGAAATTAATGAACTATTTAAATCAACATTTTAAGCAAAACACTTTATCTACAATGATAAAAACGTTAGAATCATTAACGGTGTCATTCATAGATCATGACTTTATTAAAAAGTTTAAACATGCTTTATTAACACAAATTAATGATCAAAGTGAAGAAATCTTTCTAGGTGGAAAGATGCATTTGATTGATGCTTTGGATGTTACAAATGTAACGATGATTCAATCGATATTAAAGTATCTTGAATCAGAACGCATCGCTCAATTTTTAAATGAAACGTCTAGTGATTCAATAAGCGTTAAAATTGGACAGGAAATCAATAAAGACTTACACGGGATTTCTATTGTAAGTACGAATTATGAGATTTCTGGAGATATAAGCGGTCATTTAGCTGTTATCGGTCCAACTGCTATGCATTATAACAAAGTGATTCAATTGTTGAATCATTTTTAAATAAGGAAAGAAAATGGAGGGCATGAAATGACGGAAGAAAAGCAAAATGAACAATTCGACGAAACAAATGATCAAGCTCAATCTGTCGCTACTGAAGATGTAGAAACAAATGAAACGGAATCGGTAGATAACACAGAAAATGTTGAAGAGGTTGAGGAAGAAAAGTTAGTCGAAATTCCGGAAGCTGAACTCGAAGAACTCAAACAAAAAGTTAACATTGAAGAAGAAAAATATTTACGTTTATATGCTGAATTTGAAAATTATAAACGTAGAATGAAACAAGAATCTAGTATTATGAAAGATTATCAAGCACAAAGAGTGCTTACTGATGTATTACCAGCTTTAGATAATATGGATCGCGCATTACAACAAGAAGGTGAATCTGAAGACTTCTTAACATTTAAAAAAGGTGTCAATATGGTTTATAACGATTTATTAAGATCATTGAAAGATAATGGTTTAGAAGAAATCGAATCATATAATCAAGAATTCGATCCTAATGTACATCAAGCAGTAATGCAAGATAGTAATCCTGATTTCGAGTCAGGTGTAGTGACTGAAGAACTACAAAGAGGATATAAATTAAAAGATCGCGTTTTAAGACCGGCAATGGTTAAAGTAAACGAATAATCAATTTAGTTTAAAACATAACTATAAAATGGAGGAATCATTCTTATGAGTAAAGTAATAGGTATAGACTTAGGTACAACAAATTCAGTAGTATCAGTTTTAGAAGGTGGAGAGCCTAAAGTAATCCAAAATCCTGAAGGTAACAGAACTACACCATCAGTAGTAGCATTTAAAGATGGTGAAACACAAGTTGGTGAAGTTGCTAAACGTCAAGCAGTAACTAACCCTAATACTATTCAATCAGTTAAACGTCATATGGGTACTGATTATAAAGAAAAAGTTGAAGATAAAGAATATACACCACAAGAAATTTCAGCAATGATTTTACAAAACTTAAAATCAACTGCAGAAAGTTATTTAGGTGAAAGTGTTTCTAAAGCAGTTATTACAGTTCCTGCGTATTTCAATGACTCAGAACGTCAAGCAACTAAAGATGCTGGTAGAATTGCTGGTTTAGAAGTAGAACGTATTATTAACGAACCTACTGCAGCTGCATTAGCATATGGTTTAGATAAAACTGAAACAGACCAAAAAGTATTAGTATTCGACCTTGGTGGCGGTACTTTCGACGTATCTATCCTTGAATTAGGTGACGGTGTATTTGAAGTATTAGCAACTGCGGGTGACAATAAACTTGGTGGTGACGATTTCGACGACGTTATCATTAAATATTTAGCTGAAGAATTCAAAAAAGAAAATGGAATTGACTTAACACAAGATAAAATGGCGGTACAACGTCTAAAAGACGCAGCTGAAAAAGCTAAAAAAGACTTATCAGGTGTATCATCTACACAAATTTCATTACCATTCATTT
This portion of the Mammaliicoccus vitulinus genome encodes:
- the hemW gene encoding radical SAM family heme chaperone HemW, producing MAKSVYIHIPFCVRICTYCDFNKFYIANQPVDEYLDCLIKEMSTREDKVVETMFVGGGTPTALSEEQLEKLLRAINDLFVITKEYTFEANPDELTEAKIKLLKQYGVNRLSLGVQTFDNELLKVLGRTHHSEDIEKAVNLSRKHQIESVSLDLMFHLPGQTLKQFDDSLNKALALDVDHISSYALILEPKTQFYNLYRKGRLKLPNEDLGEEMYQHLKETLKASHLNQYEISNFAKEGHESLHNMVYWKNEEYYGFGAGAHGYINGIRYGNINPVNQYIKKIQNNELPKLQSSEVSIKEQMEEEMFLGLRMSKGVSKTKFENKFNRTIEDVFGEHVKELTSQALLIDENDFLRLSNRGQIIGNEVFERFLLS
- the hrcA gene encoding heat-inducible transcriptional repressor HrcA — encoded protein: MITERQLQILNVIVEDYVELGQPIGSKSIIERHQLPISPATVRNEMKQLEDLQLLEKTHTSSGRIPSERGIRHYVNQLLKSKSLSNKSVNWFDQFHDENQYDVNAMLKWLALEISNRSHYTTVVLGPNKFSRYIFEIHFVRVNPTHLMSVIVFTDGYVEKVHVQVLESLQQEQIEKLMNYLNQHFKQNTLSTMIKTLESLTVSFIDHDFIKKFKHALLTQINDQSEEIFLGGKMHLIDALDVTNVTMIQSILKYLESERIAQFLNETSSDSISVKIGQEINKDLHGISIVSTNYEISGDISGHLAVIGPTAMHYNKVIQLLNHF
- the grpE gene encoding nucleotide exchange factor GrpE, coding for MTEEKQNEQFDETNDQAQSVATEDVETNETESVDNTENVEEVEEEKLVEIPEAELEELKQKVNIEEEKYLRLYAEFENYKRRMKQESSIMKDYQAQRVLTDVLPALDNMDRALQQEGESEDFLTFKKGVNMVYNDLLRSLKDNGLEEIESYNQEFDPNVHQAVMQDSNPDFESGVVTEELQRGYKLKDRVLRPAMVKVNE